The DNA window ggggggagcaggcagggcctgaccattccccacccccactccgctGGACTCAGCTGGAGTCCCATGGTTCTGCTTTGGCTGTAGGGACAGGCACGTCTGGGTGGGCCAGTGTGGGCAAGAGGCTCGTGACAGGCCATCTAGAGGCTGGCGACGGCCACAGGTGTATGAATCTACCCAGGGGAGGACAGTGAGACTTGGGGAGCACGTGGCCACCGCCTGGAGGGTCCAGCCTGCACACACGAAGCTTACGTTGTACTTATGGAAGAAGGTCAGATAGCGGATGACGCCGACCCAGACGAGCAGCGTGGAGGTGCCCAGGAGAATGCTGCAGACGTCGTAGCTCGCCAGGTTCTAGGGGCAGAAGCAGCGTCACCCCCACCTGGCTTGGCCCTTCCTGCGGGCTATGGCCCCAGACAGGTgcgggaggggtggagagggcgGTATGAGGGACCAGGTCCCACCTTGGCTTCTATGCCGATCTTCATGATGGTGCCCGAGATGGTGAGCACGTCGCTGGTGACCAGCAGGATGTACCAGCCGTTGACAAATTCCAGCCGATCCCAGAGGCTGATGACCCGTCCCCGCTGCCGCCACATGAACCCAACAAACTCCTGCAAGGAGGCAGGTGGGGTGAGGGCCGGCCGGGCCCAGCGAGGgaccctctccatcccccccGGCCCTTATGGGCCCCCGAGCTGGGCGAGGCTGGCTCAGACACACGGGTGTGACCCTGGAGGCAGCACTCACGTTCTGCAGCAGAAAGCCACGGAGCAGCGAGCGGGCGcacagcaggaaggagaaggaacagGTGAGAATCACGACCACGTCGAACAGGAGCCGGAAGCTGTTGTCTCCTGTCGGGGGAGGACTTGGGTAGGACCAGGGCATGGCCTGAGGCCTTGGGAGACTGGGGATGGGGCCAGGCCAGGCCTAGGGGTCTGTAGGACTGGTTGTGGCTACTCCATGGGCTAACAGGTTACCTGGGGGAGTCAGGAACTGGGTCTGTGGTGGTCTGGGGCTTGGGGGAATCCCCGGGCAGCTCAGGGCCCCTGCTAACAtgggtgtgggggttgggggctcaCCATGCCTGAAGACGCTGGGATGCTTACACTCCTGGATATGGGCCTGTGTCTCCAGGCTGATGGGGATACGCCCACTGTGCGCCTTATTGTCAAAAGTGATCTGCAGGGGTGTGGCGGGGCAGGAAAAGCCAGAGTAAACCTTGGTGGACCTGGGCTCCCAGGCCCGCATGATGGACGGTCCATCTGGCCCCAAATCCCTTATTACCCGCCAAATCGCCCCTGGCCAAGGGGTCCTATGGGCAACCCCTCTCACTGGCGGGCCTGCCACCCTTGTCCCGGACACTGGGCTTACCAGGACACTGAAGGTGTAGCAGTCGGGAATTTCATTGTTGATCAGGCTCTGGAGATTGATGGTCTTCAGCTGGAAGTGGATGGTGACGTTGATCAGCCTGGCAGGGAGGCTCCAGTGAGGAAGGGGGCTCTGCCGGTCGCTCCTGCCACCCCTGCCCTCCGCCCCCACCACCAGCAGTGCTGCTGCCCCAGGCTGACTCTGCAGCTCAAAGAGGAAATGCTCACACAGAGGCATCAGCATGGTTTTCCTCTGTCCCCGCCCGTGGTGGGGCGGCCAAGGATGCCTGGCCCCCAACCCTCGGCCCAGCCCTGGAGGCCCCCTCCATCAGGCAGTACTTGTGAAATTTGAGCGTGAGGTTCTTGTAACTGGCGCTGCCGTCCGAGAGGGAGAGATCATCACTGGGGGGCACAAGGGGTCTCTCGGGGGGGTCCACCCGGATGCAGTCTGAGGACAGGGAGTCAGGGAAGGGACACTGGGGGCGGGAGAGGCACAGGCAGGTCTCCCCAGAGTCCCCGgcagccccttccctccttcccttcccgcTGTGAACTTAACGTTTGTCTTTTGTTCCCCACGGTCTCCCCTGGAGCGGGCCCAGTTTGTCTCACCCCTGCATAGGCCCTAGGGCCTGACACCCAGTGGGCCCCCAAATGCTCAGTGAACAAACGATGTTAGAACACAACACTTGCACTTTTCTGCACACCAAGCATTCCACCAAAGATGCTGCAAACATCAAATTATTAATGATCAGGACAACTCCATTTTCCAGTGGGATTTTAATTCCAGCAGCGGTGCCCTGGCCTGCCTACTCACCAGTGACAACCATGGGATCGATGTCAAAGGTGTCGTTGGCTGGGTCCACGTGGCCTCGGTGGTAGTACTGCTGGCAGAGGGCCAGGGCCGAGCCGTTGGCCCAGGGGCCACCCCCGCCTCGCACGTAGGCATACCGGCCAAGCGACACATCAGGGAGCAGGAGGTACTGTGGGCAGAGAAAGGGCGGGTCTGTCAGCCCTGCCCACTCCCCACCTGGCGGCCCGCCCGCCTGTCCCCAGTTGCCCGCACCTGGTCCACAGCATGGAAGATGGCCTGGTAGAGCTGCTCCCGCGTGTAGGCCGCGAAAGTGTCGTCCGCCCCATCCGAGTAGCCCAGCAGGAAGAGGTGGCGGAAGGCAATGGTGTTCTCCTCCCGAAACGTCACTGCCAGCTGGTTGCTGAGCCCGAACAGGATGAGCTGGTGGGGGGAGCGGGGACTGACAAGGCTGGCCACGAGGAATGCCCACCGTGAGCAGGTGAGCGGGTGCTCAGGTATCTCATGACGACAGAGGCCTATGCTCCCTGATGTTGACCAGGGGCCAGGTTCTGTGCTGAACCCAAACCTACAGGGTGAGTACCAGTGTGCTCTCTTAAGGAGAGGAAATTAGAAGTATCTTAAAATACCCTGAATCACAGCACCGGACCAGAGGCTCCTTAGGGCAGGGGCTGGGTCTGATTCATCATGGGGTCTCCAAAGGCCACCACAGGGCCTGGGATGGGGGGCAGCAACTACCTGCTCAGCCCCTGAGTCAGGTCTGAGAGTCAACATGGCATCAGACTGTCTGGGTTCCAGTGCAAGCTCCCCATGCTTggtggctgtgtgactttggacacaTCCCTTAACGTCTCTGAGCTTCAGCTGGCTCACAGAGAGAGGATCTGTGAGGTTACAAAGAGCTGTCCCCAGCACGATCTTAAGAGGGCTTCCTGGCTGATCACCCCATTACTGTGGGGTCAGGGCCAGGCTTGGACGCCAGGACTCTCCCTTAGGAGCAGCACCGGCTGCAGGTGGTGTTCTGCTGGGGCCCTTGCCAGGCTCACCTGCACGGTGACCACCAATATCTTCACGACTTGCAGCATGAGCTTGAAGGGCTTGCGGCCTTTGGCCCGAAATTTGTCACAGGGACTCATGAAGAAGTACTTGAGCCGGCGGCGGAGGTCCTCCTCTTccggaggggtgggggaagccccGGCGCGGGTGCCATACCCAGGACTGGGGCTCAGGAGCCGCTCGGTCTCTGTGGGAATGGGGGATGTTGGTGGGGACCGGGCCCAGGCAGGCTCACCTGCCAATAGGGCAAAGAGGTCCCACCGTGCCAGCAAAAGACCTTGGAGAGATCTCAGAAAACCCAGGAGATCTGCAATATTTTGTGGATAGACCTAAGCAGTCCTGCTCAGAGATTATAAATTCGGATTTGGGGCTCAAGAGGGCCTGAGCTGATTTCTGGCCCTGCTCATCACTGGTTCGGGCAGGGACCTCTGCCTCTGAGCCTCGGCcttctcatctgcagaatggagCTATAACACCTCTCACCAGGAAGCTGAGCACTGGACACTTACAAGACATTTATCAGAGGGGCTGGCTTGTGGTAAGAATGTCCGAACTTCCATCATTGCTCCGGTTGTGGATTtgtgggaagaaaaggaattGCTTCCACTGGCTCTTCCCAACTCCAGCCTCCAAGCAGGAGCATGGAGCTCAGCCACATTCCAGTGTTTTCTGGTCAAACACCCAAAGAAGGACTTTTCCACTCATCATGACCTGGCCCAGCCAGCTGACACTCTCACAAGCCacaggcccagagaaggggagaATGACAACAGTAACAGTAACAGAACACATCTGCTAAAGACTCACTGCACACCAATGGGTGTTATTACCACACTGCCTATCTGCTGGCTCACCAGCTAATATAGCATCTTCACGGAGGGCACCAGCTTCTGGAACTCTCACAGCTCTCCAACCAA is part of the Mustela nigripes isolate SB6536 chromosome 2, MUSNIG.SB6536, whole genome shotgun sequence genome and encodes:
- the MCOLN1 gene encoding mucolipin-1; translated protein: MAAPVGRRGSETERLLSPSPGYGTRAGASPTPPEEEDLRRRLKYFFMSPCDKFRAKGRKPFKLMLQVVKILVVTVQLILFGLSNQLAVTFREENTIAFRHLFLLGYSDGADDTFAAYTREQLYQAIFHAVDQYLLLPDVSLGRYAYVRGGGGPWANGSALALCQQYYHRGHVDPANDTFDIDPMVVTDCIRVDPPERPLVPPSDDLSLSDGSASYKNLTLKFHKLINVTIHFQLKTINLQSLINNEIPDCYTFSVLITFDNKAHSGRIPISLETQAHIQECKHPSVFRHGDNSFRLLFDVVVILTCSFSFLLCARSLLRGFLLQNEFVGFMWRQRGRVISLWDRLEFVNGWYILLVTSDVLTISGTIMKIGIEAKNLASYDVCSILLGTSTLLVWVGVIRYLTFFHKYNILIATLRVALPSVMRFCCCVAVIYLGYCFCGWIVLGPYHVKFRSLSMVSECLFSLINGDDMFVTFAAMQAQQGRSSLVWLFSQLYLYSFISLFIYMVLSLFIALITGAYDTIKHPGGAGAEESELQAYIAQCQDSPTSGKFRRGSGSACSLLCCCGRDASEEHSLLVN